One segment of Pangasianodon hypophthalmus isolate fPanHyp1 chromosome 10, fPanHyp1.pri, whole genome shotgun sequence DNA contains the following:
- the LOC113547731 gene encoding multiple inositol polyphosphate phosphatase 1-like isoform X2 produces the protein MGFLCLLIIGIHLHAVTFALPSSWCNVTSPSGPIPANALYFNTKSRYEEVNPYLMSDILAINESWVKPPSPACRAVHLSAIIRHGTRYPTSGNIKKMIQFSKLVKSRADLSCVKELQTWKMWYKEDMDGRLVEKGRSDHRYLARRLIKSFPTLITKENIEEGRVKLITSSKHRCVNSTLAFKHGVMEGLCIQDSVETVFYLCAYEFTIRGLNSPWCRLLDDADGQVMEYSGDLKQFWKRGFGHDINSKASCILFHDLFKRLDAAANQIKSGGRVSEVVMVQVGHAETLLPLLTLLDLFKDDVPLTSSNFASHRGRAFRTGAIVPYAANLLMTLFDCPDGLRLQARLNERPLTLPGLDDLSPLYQDVRKRYEQLLQGCDQDTVCMMDSSKN, from the exons ATGGGTTTCCTGTGTTTATTGATCATTGGGATTCATTTACATGCCGTGACTTTCGCGCTTCCGTCGTCCTGGTGTAACGTGACGTCACCGTCAGGACCCATTCCAGCCAACGCGCTTTATTTCAACACCAAAAGTCGCTATGAAGAGGTGAACCCTTATCTCATGTCTGACATTTTGGCCATCAATGAGTCCTGGGTGAAACCTCCATCTCCAGCATGCAGAGCCGTCCACCTGAGCGCCATCATCAGGCACGGAACCCGGTACCCCACCTCAGGGAACATCAAGAAGATGATCCAGTTCTCCAAGCTGGTGAAGAGCAGAGCTGACCTCAGCTGCGTCAAGGAGCTCCAGACCTGGAAGATGTGGTATAAGGAGGACATGGATGGACGGCTGGTGGAGAAAGGACGCTCAGATCATAGATATTTGGCTCGTAGGCTCATTAAATCGTTCCCGACGCTGATAACGAAGGAGAACATAGAAGAAGGACGAGTGAAGCTCATCACCAGCTCCAAACACAGATGTGTCAACAGCACGCTGGCTTTCAAACACGGAGTCATGGAGGGTCTCTGCATTCAAG ATTCGGTGGAGACGGTGTTTTATCTGTGTGCGTACGAGTTCACCATCCGCGGCCTGAACTCGCCCTGGTGTCGGTTACTCGATGACGCAGATGGACAG GTGATGGAGTACTCGGGGGATCTGAAGCAGTTTTGGAAACGTGGTTTTGGTCACGACATTAACAGTAAAGCGAGCTGCATTCTCTTCCACGATCTGTTCAAACGCCTCGACGCGGCGGCCAATCAGATCAA GTCGGGTGGGCGTGTCTCGGAGGTGGTGATGGTGCAGGTGGGCCACGCTGAGACGTTACTGCCGCTGCTCACACTCCTGGACCTGTTTAAAGACGACGTTCCTCTCACCTCCTCCAACTTCGCCTCTCACCGCGGGCGAGCGTTCCGCACCGGCGCGATCGTACCGTACGCCGCCAACCTCCTGATGACGCTCTTCGACTGCCCGGACGGCCTCCGGCTGCAGGCGCGGCTCAACGAGCGACCTTTGACCCTGCCGGGCCTCGATGACCTTTCACCTCTGTACCAGGATGTGAGAAAACGATACGAACAGCTGCTGCAAGGATGCGACCAGGACACGGTGTGCATGATGGACAGCTCGAAAAAttag
- the LOC113547731 gene encoding multiple inositol polyphosphate phosphatase 1-like isoform X1 — MGFLCLLIIGIHLHAVTFALPSSWCNVTSPSGPIPANALYFNTKSRYEEVNPYLMSDILAINESWVKPPSPACRAVHLSAIIRHGTRYPTSGNIKKMIQFSKLVKSRADLSCVKELQTWKMWYKEDMDGRLVEKGRSDHRYLARRLIKSFPTLITKENIEEGRVKLITSSKHRCVNSTLAFKHGVMEGLCIQGVDLPHTINDELMRFFDQCRRLLETVENNKDAVKEVELFKNGPEMKRVQEKLADRLQLPYSNVTADSVETVFYLCAYEFTIRGLNSPWCRLLDDADGQVMEYSGDLKQFWKRGFGHDINSKASCILFHDLFKRLDAAANQIKSGGRVSEVVMVQVGHAETLLPLLTLLDLFKDDVPLTSSNFASHRGRAFRTGAIVPYAANLLMTLFDCPDGLRLQARLNERPLTLPGLDDLSPLYQDVRKRYEQLLQGCDQDTVCMMDSSKN; from the exons ATGGGTTTCCTGTGTTTATTGATCATTGGGATTCATTTACATGCCGTGACTTTCGCGCTTCCGTCGTCCTGGTGTAACGTGACGTCACCGTCAGGACCCATTCCAGCCAACGCGCTTTATTTCAACACCAAAAGTCGCTATGAAGAGGTGAACCCTTATCTCATGTCTGACATTTTGGCCATCAATGAGTCCTGGGTGAAACCTCCATCTCCAGCATGCAGAGCCGTCCACCTGAGCGCCATCATCAGGCACGGAACCCGGTACCCCACCTCAGGGAACATCAAGAAGATGATCCAGTTCTCCAAGCTGGTGAAGAGCAGAGCTGACCTCAGCTGCGTCAAGGAGCTCCAGACCTGGAAGATGTGGTATAAGGAGGACATGGATGGACGGCTGGTGGAGAAAGGACGCTCAGATCATAGATATTTGGCTCGTAGGCTCATTAAATCGTTCCCGACGCTGATAACGAAGGAGAACATAGAAGAAGGACGAGTGAAGCTCATCACCAGCTCCAAACACAGATGTGTCAACAGCACGCTGGCTTTCAAACACGGAGTCATGGAGGGTCTCTGCATTCAAG GTGTGGATTTGCCGCACACCATTAATGACGAGCTGATGCGTTTTTTCGATCAATGTCGGCGTTTGTTGGAGACGGTGGAGAACAACAAAGATGCCGTGAAGGAGGTGGAGCTTTTTAAGAACGGCCCGGAGATGAAGAGAGTTCAGGAGAAACTCGCCGATCGATTACAGCTCCCTTACAGCAACGTCACTGCAG ATTCGGTGGAGACGGTGTTTTATCTGTGTGCGTACGAGTTCACCATCCGCGGCCTGAACTCGCCCTGGTGTCGGTTACTCGATGACGCAGATGGACAG GTGATGGAGTACTCGGGGGATCTGAAGCAGTTTTGGAAACGTGGTTTTGGTCACGACATTAACAGTAAAGCGAGCTGCATTCTCTTCCACGATCTGTTCAAACGCCTCGACGCGGCGGCCAATCAGATCAA GTCGGGTGGGCGTGTCTCGGAGGTGGTGATGGTGCAGGTGGGCCACGCTGAGACGTTACTGCCGCTGCTCACACTCCTGGACCTGTTTAAAGACGACGTTCCTCTCACCTCCTCCAACTTCGCCTCTCACCGCGGGCGAGCGTTCCGCACCGGCGCGATCGTACCGTACGCCGCCAACCTCCTGATGACGCTCTTCGACTGCCCGGACGGCCTCCGGCTGCAGGCGCGGCTCAACGAGCGACCTTTGACCCTGCCGGGCCTCGATGACCTTTCACCTCTGTACCAGGATGTGAGAAAACGATACGAACAGCTGCTGCAAGGATGCGACCAGGACACGGTGTGCATGATGGACAGCTCGAAAAAttag